One window from the genome of Bradyrhizobium sp. 4 encodes:
- a CDS encoding lytic transglycosylase domain-containing protein, which translates to MTMLALLHRLAASSCFRGPQSPCSFPAKLVSRCGRADDDQLQRPHVDFSQAALEAMRACRPSFRIIVAFLAALAAVELPWSCRAQSELQAPAPPSTCLGKFVPYAAFIAEASRRFAVPVQLVCAVIQVESSGKAHAVSSRGALGLMQIMPGTWVDLSARYNLGIDPFDPHDNIFAGAAYLREMLDRFGSDGFLAAYNAGPQRYAKHLTTGRALPEETLAYLNKLEPLTGMIQRWRDTSVPGHGTNWKQAKLFVPRFYRWSRERSSASALHETPSSKDALNSHATELLPHASGLFVPRSGR; encoded by the coding sequence ATGACCATGCTTGCCTTGCTTCATCGACTTGCAGCTTCATCATGCTTCCGCGGACCGCAATCCCCTTGCTCCTTCCCGGCCAAGCTCGTCAGCAGATGCGGGCGCGCCGATGATGATCAGCTGCAAAGGCCGCACGTTGACTTCTCCCAGGCTGCGCTCGAGGCGATGCGGGCATGCCGTCCGTCCTTCCGTATCATCGTGGCATTCCTGGCAGCTTTGGCAGCTGTCGAATTGCCGTGGAGCTGTCGAGCCCAATCCGAATTGCAGGCGCCTGCTCCGCCCTCAACGTGCCTTGGCAAATTCGTCCCATATGCGGCCTTCATTGCCGAGGCGTCCCGCCGGTTTGCAGTTCCCGTGCAATTGGTTTGTGCCGTGATCCAGGTCGAAAGCAGTGGCAAAGCGCACGCCGTGTCATCTCGAGGTGCCCTGGGCTTGATGCAAATCATGCCAGGGACGTGGGTCGACCTGAGCGCCCGCTACAATCTAGGCATCGACCCCTTCGACCCCCATGACAACATTTTCGCGGGGGCCGCCTACCTGCGAGAGATGCTGGACCGGTTCGGCTCGGACGGATTTCTCGCTGCCTACAACGCAGGCCCCCAGCGCTACGCGAAGCATCTGACGACGGGGCGCGCGCTGCCTGAAGAAACCCTGGCCTACCTGAACAAACTCGAGCCATTGACCGGCATGATACAGCGCTGGCGCGATACTTCGGTCCCTGGTCACGGCACAAATTGGAAGCAAGCCAAGCTGTTCGTTCCGCGATTTTATCGCTGGTCGCGCGAACGGAGCTCGGCATCCGCTCTGCACGAAACGCCTTCATCGAAAGACGCGCTGAATTCCCACGCGACTGAACTTTTGCCCCATGCGAGTGGCCTGTTCGTGCCGCGATCGGGGAGGTGA
- a CDS encoding tyrosine-type recombinase/integrase, whose protein sequence is MNAWPDTDGRTIARYLGRLRLRCSTSPIYYRQALRTFQEVVVRDQRTPGQLGREVLETWLREYAMHWPMATLLHRARIVNRFLDFLVGEALIVSNPIADLRAEYHAKSDKAIVRSLLAPDPDQALEALRQFPPFSSVLGDLMRNHIALMQARGYRYQTQTRWFWRFDRFLQAHPELAGESVSIMLQHWAAARSTANHAAECEKLARALAKAQHHLDPSTKPRRPDPRPAQQVARHWRRPYIYSAQEVRRLLDIALTYPSPRSPLRPISLYTMLVLTYCAGLRLGELARLNLADIDLQVGTITIRETKFFKSRILPLADSALSALREYLEARRKAKMPQSPESGLFWHDQGNARYTSHAIAGCLVDILRRAGLKAAKGKTGPRIHDLRHSFVVNRILEWYRAGINPQDKLPFLATYLGHRDIHSTLVYITVTQELLQQANERFRTFASHCLHASEGVQP, encoded by the coding sequence ATGAACGCTTGGCCCGACACCGATGGCAGAACGATTGCCCGTTATCTTGGTCGGCTCCGGCTACGCTGCTCGACCAGTCCGATCTATTACCGTCAGGCGCTCCGAACCTTCCAGGAAGTGGTTGTCCGGGATCAGCGCACACCCGGACAGCTTGGCCGAGAAGTGCTCGAAACGTGGTTGCGCGAATATGCCATGCACTGGCCCATGGCGACGCTGCTGCATCGCGCCCGCATCGTCAATCGCTTCCTCGACTTCCTCGTGGGGGAAGCGCTGATCGTCAGCAATCCCATTGCTGATTTGCGTGCCGAGTACCATGCGAAAAGCGACAAGGCTATCGTGCGGTCGCTGCTCGCGCCCGATCCCGATCAGGCACTCGAAGCGCTACGGCAGTTCCCACCGTTCAGCAGTGTTCTCGGCGACCTCATGCGCAACCACATCGCGCTGATGCAGGCGAGAGGTTATCGCTATCAGACGCAGACCCGCTGGTTCTGGCGGTTCGATCGCTTCTTGCAAGCGCATCCGGAGTTGGCGGGAGAGTCAGTATCGATCATGTTGCAGCACTGGGCGGCCGCGCGATCAACCGCCAACCATGCCGCCGAATGCGAAAAGCTCGCTCGTGCCTTGGCCAAGGCACAGCATCATCTCGATCCCAGCACCAAACCAAGACGTCCGGATCCCCGTCCTGCACAACAGGTCGCGCGACATTGGCGTCGGCCATATATTTACAGCGCGCAAGAGGTTCGCCGTCTCCTCGACATCGCTCTGACCTACCCCTCTCCACGCTCACCGTTGCGGCCGATCAGCCTCTACACCATGCTGGTCCTGACCTATTGCGCGGGATTGCGGTTGGGAGAACTCGCACGCCTGAACCTTGCCGATATCGATCTGCAGGTTGGCACGATTACCATCCGGGAGACGAAGTTCTTCAAATCGAGGATCTTGCCATTGGCTGACAGTGCGTTGTCGGCGCTGCGGGAATATCTGGAGGCGAGACGCAAGGCGAAGATGCCACAAAGCCCCGAATCTGGCCTGTTCTGGCACGATCAGGGCAATGCGCGCTACACGTCGCACGCCATCGCCGGTTGCCTTGTCGACATCCTGCGGCGTGCCGGACTCAAGGCGGCGAAAGGCAAGACTGGCCCTCGCATCCACGACCTGCGTCACTCGTTTGTGGTGAACCGCATTCTCGAATGGTACCGCGCCGGCATCAATCCGCAGGACAAGCTTCCATTCCTCGCGACATATCTGGGGCACCGCGATATCCACTCGACGCTGGTTTACATCACGGTCACCCAGGAACTCCTTCAGCAAGCAAACGAACGCTTCCGGACGTTCGCGTCACATTGCCTGCACGCGTCAGAGGGGGTGCAGCCATGA
- a CDS encoding helix-turn-helix domain-containing protein, with protein MPDPNAGTPQRYLRTPEAARFLGLSGRTLEKHRTYGTGPTYRKLGGRVVYALEDLKAWVDRGAKTSTSDPGVGTVLPAKRHPPIPYAGKERR; from the coding sequence ATGCCCGACCCGAACGCCGGCACGCCGCAGCGCTATCTTCGCACACCAGAAGCGGCACGCTTTCTTGGCCTCTCCGGCCGCACCCTCGAAAAGCATCGCACCTATGGCACAGGTCCGACCTACCGCAAGCTGGGCGGCCGCGTCGTCTACGCGCTCGAAGACCTGAAAGCATGGGTGGACCGCGGCGCCAAAACGTCGACCAGCGATCCCGGGGTTGGCACGGTCTTGCCCGCCAAGCGGCACCCGCCCATCCCTTACGCTGGCAAGGAGCGGCGCTGA
- a CDS encoding toprim domain-containing protein, which translates to MFSKPCELARRLAREAEAVCRHYLSNGKREGRYWLVGDVHNAPGRSLFVRLQDSRKGSAGKWTDAATGEHGDLLDVIRETCGLRDFREVAEEARRFLRLARTEPELVPKPVRPLGPAGSQDAARRLFMRSQPIEGTLAETYLQRRGIAHLHHGGSLRFHPRCYYRPDEHLPAETWPAMIACVTDLEGRITGVHRTWLDPDGFDRIRLGKAPIDTPRRAMGDLLGNAVRFGVLDDVLAAGEGIETMLSLRYVLPIMPMLAALSANHLSAMVLPTGLRRLYIARDVDAAGDAVQATLSQRAADAGIEAVTLSPRLGDFNEDLHVFGVHALQAALQLQLVPEDVVRFLHPSTVPAE; encoded by the coding sequence ATGTTCAGCAAGCCTTGCGAATTAGCACGCCGCCTCGCGCGCGAGGCCGAGGCGGTGTGCCGACACTATCTCTCCAATGGAAAGAGGGAGGGGCGGTACTGGCTGGTCGGCGATGTCCACAACGCCCCAGGGCGCTCACTGTTCGTGCGGCTCCAGGACTCACGGAAAGGCTCCGCCGGAAAATGGACTGACGCCGCAACCGGGGAACATGGCGATCTCCTCGACGTCATCCGTGAAACCTGCGGCTTGCGCGATTTCCGGGAGGTCGCAGAGGAGGCGAGGCGCTTTCTGAGGCTGGCTCGTACTGAACCGGAACTCGTCCCGAAACCCGTTCGTCCGTTAGGACCGGCCGGATCGCAAGACGCGGCAAGACGGCTCTTTATGAGATCGCAACCGATCGAGGGGACGCTGGCCGAGACATATTTGCAGCGTCGCGGGATCGCCCACCTGCACCATGGTGGCAGCCTGCGTTTCCATCCGCGCTGCTATTATCGGCCCGACGAACACCTGCCAGCCGAGACCTGGCCGGCGATGATCGCCTGCGTCACGGATCTCGAAGGCAGGATCACTGGCGTGCATCGCACCTGGCTCGACCCTGACGGCTTTGATCGCATTCGGCTGGGCAAAGCTCCGATCGATACGCCGCGACGCGCGATGGGCGATCTCCTGGGGAACGCGGTTCGCTTCGGCGTGCTGGACGACGTGCTCGCTGCCGGCGAGGGAATCGAAACCATGCTGTCGCTACGTTACGTGTTGCCGATAATGCCAATGCTGGCTGCGCTCTCGGCCAATCATCTCTCCGCCATGGTTCTTCCGACCGGGCTGCGCCGGCTCTACATCGCCCGCGATGTCGATGCCGCTGGCGATGCGGTGCAGGCGACCCTCAGCCAGCGCGCAGCGGACGCCGGCATTGAAGCGGTCACGCTGTCGCCCCGGCTGGGCGACTTCAACGAAGATCTGCATGTCTTCGGTGTCCATGCTCTCCAAGCAGCGTTGCAGCTCCAGCTCGTGCCAGAGGACGTCGTTCGCTTCCTGCATCCCTCGACTGTACCCGCGGAATAG
- a CDS encoding tyrosine-type recombinase/integrase, which produces MKPVDPFPRLLHAFFYEWMVQQRNASAHTVRSYRDTWRLFLRFVAQRRRRPIAQLALGDLTASEVKTFLQYTEQERGDTIGTRNCRLSALRSFFSFVADREPTAIEQCTQILHVPMKKAPIHAPCYLEPEEVKAILAQPDRSTIEGQRDHALFCFLYNTGARIQEALDVCLRAIRFDSPTCVRLYGKGRKERLSPLWPETVSLLRSQLMRQPRADNEPIFVNRYGVPLGASGVRFKLAQYVEAAAKIMPSLASKHVTPHSFRHATAVHLVAAGVDVTVIRSWLGHVSLDTTNHYAQANLETKRLALERLESPSRSAKRPSWKQDQSVLAWLDTL; this is translated from the coding sequence ATGAAACCGGTCGACCCGTTCCCGAGGCTGCTTCATGCCTTCTTTTACGAGTGGATGGTTCAGCAGCGAAATGCCTCTGCGCACACCGTTCGGTCCTACCGTGACACATGGCGCCTGTTCCTCAGGTTCGTGGCTCAACGCCGACGCCGGCCGATAGCCCAGCTCGCACTGGGGGACCTGACGGCCTCCGAGGTCAAGACCTTCCTGCAATACACCGAGCAGGAACGCGGAGATACGATTGGCACGCGCAACTGTCGCCTGTCCGCATTACGTAGCTTCTTTAGCTTCGTTGCTGACCGCGAGCCGACGGCTATCGAGCAATGCACCCAGATTCTGCACGTGCCCATGAAGAAAGCGCCGATCCATGCGCCGTGCTATCTGGAGCCCGAGGAGGTGAAGGCCATTCTGGCGCAGCCCGACCGCTCGACGATTGAGGGGCAACGCGACCACGCGCTCTTCTGCTTCCTCTACAATACCGGCGCGCGCATCCAGGAGGCGCTCGATGTTTGCCTGCGGGCGATCCGGTTCGACTCGCCAACCTGCGTGCGTCTTTACGGCAAGGGACGAAAAGAACGGCTGAGCCCTCTTTGGCCAGAAACCGTGTCGTTGCTAAGATCGCAGCTCATGCGACAGCCGAGGGCCGACAACGAGCCCATCTTCGTCAATCGGTATGGTGTCCCGCTCGGCGCATCGGGCGTCCGCTTCAAACTGGCGCAATACGTCGAAGCGGCAGCGAAGATCATGCCGAGCCTGGCCTCAAAGCACGTAACACCTCATAGCTTCCGTCATGCGACGGCGGTGCATCTGGTAGCGGCAGGCGTTGACGTCACTGTGATCCGAAGCTGGCTCGGCCATGTCAGCCTCGACACCACAAACCACTACGCTCAGGCAAATCTGGAAACAAAGCGCCTGGCGTTGGAGCGCCTCGAAAGCCCGTCACGATCGGCAAAACGACCATCGTGGAAACAGGACCAGAGCGTTCTGGCCTGGCTCGATACCCTTTAG
- a CDS encoding DUF736 domain-containing protein yields the protein MANIGSFKKVGNDFQGEIVTLSLQARGVRIVAETNRSNDNAPSHRIYVGRAEIGAAWSKRSEEGRDYLSLKLDDPSFNAPIYANLFDDEGGEGYTLLWSRPRKNGE from the coding sequence ATGGCTAACATCGGTTCTTTCAAGAAAGTCGGCAACGATTTCCAGGGCGAGATCGTCACCCTGAGTTTGCAGGCCAGGGGCGTCCGCATCGTCGCCGAGACCAACCGCTCCAACGATAACGCTCCCAGCCACCGCATCTATGTGGGCCGGGCGGAGATCGGGGCAGCCTGGTCCAAGCGCTCCGAGGAGGGCCGCGATTACCTCTCGCTCAAGCTTGACGACCCGTCGTTCAACGCGCCGATCTACGCGAACCTGTTCGATGACGAAGGCGGAGAGGGCTACACGCTCCTCTGGTCGCGCCCGCGCAAGAACGGGGAGTGA
- a CDS encoding DUF2840 domain-containing protein, producing MNDLTTVELLWLEKRIENRIRFGRPTSETIIDHHRRVLSFAPGSIFAFVRWSSNDFGTVLSRIDILRACAPGQRYSTVPWISPGGESLLRLSGWPKVERVLQLIGAVEALGIDPAEAAPDYWHHAHNRLSVNETPRSYTRARHQAWLRRQRATL from the coding sequence ATGAATGATCTCACGACCGTTGAGCTCCTGTGGCTCGAGAAACGCATCGAAAACCGCATTCGGTTCGGCCGGCCTACATCGGAAACGATCATCGACCATCACCGGCGTGTTCTTTCATTTGCGCCTGGCAGCATTTTTGCGTTCGTACGCTGGAGCTCCAATGACTTCGGAACTGTACTGTCACGCATCGATATTCTGCGCGCGTGCGCGCCGGGGCAACGCTACTCGACCGTGCCTTGGATCAGTCCGGGCGGCGAGAGCCTGCTGAGATTGTCAGGTTGGCCGAAGGTCGAACGTGTCCTGCAGCTGATCGGCGCGGTGGAAGCACTGGGCATCGATCCTGCCGAGGCGGCGCCCGACTACTGGCACCACGCGCACAATCGCCTTTCCGTGAATGAAACTCCGCGAAGCTACACCCGTGCGCGTCACCAGGCGTGGCTCCGGCGCCAAAGGGCGACACTCTGA
- a CDS encoding S26 family signal peptidase, which produces MGRLITLLAMCGGTALALSADRCTAPWYIWNASHSVPIGLYRLQPVERLRVTSLVAVRPPEPLASFLDLNGYLPLGIPMLKRVLALPGHTVCRRELTILVDGIEMGEARERDGRGRPLPAWQGCHVLTADQIFLMNWESADSFDGRYFGPIAASAVIGQALPVWTKDE; this is translated from the coding sequence ATGGGCCGGCTCATAACACTTCTTGCCATGTGCGGTGGCACGGCTCTTGCGCTCTCCGCCGACCGGTGCACAGCGCCATGGTATATTTGGAACGCTTCGCATAGCGTGCCGATCGGTCTTTACCGCTTGCAGCCGGTAGAGCGTCTCCGTGTCACCTCGCTCGTAGCCGTTCGCCCGCCTGAGCCGCTTGCGTCGTTCCTTGATTTGAACGGCTATCTGCCGCTCGGCATTCCCATGCTCAAGCGGGTGTTGGCGCTCCCTGGGCACACCGTCTGCAGACGAGAACTCACTATCCTCGTCGACGGCATCGAGATGGGCGAGGCCCGCGAGCGCGATGGCCGTGGGCGGCCTTTGCCCGCATGGCAAGGATGCCACGTCCTGACGGCCGACCAGATCTTTCTGATGAACTGGGAATCGGCCGATTCTTTTGACGGCCGCTATTTCGGGCCGATCGCGGCCTCCGCCGTCATCGGCCAGGCCTTGCCAGTGTGGACAAAGGACGAATGA
- a CDS encoding DUF2493 domain-containing protein, with translation MTDHDDVEPLHNSSPTDQVITELQLFGYHPFDDQPDPRPLPEGKMVGGAVADIFDALVATLSDTRLEPDLDDLLWSTVNLFHRAVERVERQLDNNEQAQHKSQREQNGSEVRSVELERLTAEGVTLIERRNCLELFRDQAIEQFEVNTGASWRPRSGSLVNHRTFTAAMIDSRDFIAAKRRAETEVLLPPGPKIALTGGLDFNDHNLIWDRLDKVHAKHPDMVLLHGGSPKGAELIASKWATNRKVPQIAFKPDWTKHAKAAPFKRNDAMLELLPIGVMHFPGTGIQDNIADKAKRLGIPVWKFGGS, from the coding sequence ATGACCGACCATGACGACGTCGAACCGCTGCACAACTCTTCTCCGACCGACCAAGTCATCACCGAACTCCAGCTCTTCGGCTATCACCCCTTCGACGACCAGCCCGATCCAAGACCGCTCCCAGAGGGCAAGATGGTTGGCGGCGCCGTCGCCGATATCTTCGACGCCCTGGTCGCGACCTTGAGCGACACCCGGCTTGAGCCGGACCTTGACGATCTGCTCTGGTCGACCGTCAACCTGTTCCATCGTGCCGTCGAGCGCGTCGAAAGGCAGCTCGATAACAACGAACAAGCGCAGCACAAGAGCCAACGCGAGCAGAACGGGTCCGAGGTGCGATCGGTCGAACTCGAGCGCCTGACCGCCGAAGGCGTCACGCTGATCGAACGCCGCAACTGCCTGGAACTCTTCCGTGACCAGGCCATCGAACAATTTGAGGTCAACACCGGCGCATCCTGGCGCCCGCGATCGGGATCATTGGTCAACCACCGCACGTTCACCGCAGCGATGATCGACTCCCGCGACTTCATTGCCGCCAAACGCCGCGCCGAAACCGAGGTCTTGTTGCCACCCGGGCCGAAAATCGCACTCACCGGCGGGCTCGACTTCAATGACCACAACCTCATCTGGGATCGCCTCGACAAGGTTCATGCCAAGCACCCGGACATGGTCCTCCTGCATGGCGGCTCTCCCAAGGGCGCCGAACTGATCGCCTCCAAATGGGCGACCAATCGCAAGGTCCCACAGATCGCTTTCAAGCCGGACTGGACGAAACACGCCAAGGCGGCGCCATTCAAGCGCAACGACGCGATGCTCGAACTCCTGCCGATCGGCGTCATGCATTTTCCGGGCACGGGAATTCAGGACAATATCGCTGACAAGGCGAAGCGGCTCGGTATTCCCGTTTGGAAGTTCGGCGGCTCATGA
- a CDS encoding DUF2285 domain-containing protein has protein sequence MNGRPPGPAFHRLSAQQRKRLGLALRARDGHEDGASYRTIAEVMFGKKRLIERGWKTHDVRSRTIRLVKAGRFIVRAGYRSLFRSRSRQR, from the coding sequence TTGAACGGCCGCCCGCCGGGACCTGCCTTTCACCGGCTTTCGGCCCAGCAGCGGAAAAGGCTCGGCCTGGCTCTGCGAGCGCGGGATGGGCATGAGGATGGCGCATCCTATCGAACGATCGCGGAGGTGATGTTCGGCAAAAAGCGACTCATCGAGCGCGGCTGGAAGACCCACGACGTGCGCAGCCGTACCATTCGCCTGGTCAAAGCCGGTCGCTTCATCGTGCGCGCTGGCTACCGTTCATTGTTTCGGTCGAGATCCCGCCAGAGATAG
- a CDS encoding helix-turn-helix transcriptional regulator: MDMRKLVGRNFLKLRKQKGFTQEKFSEASDFTQQYISGLEQGRRNPTVVTLFELATTLGVSHVNLVLPDQEFSKSFLKHRRGKKIDQ; this comes from the coding sequence ATGGATATGCGCAAGTTGGTGGGTCGGAATTTTTTAAAACTGCGGAAGCAGAAAGGCTTCACGCAGGAGAAATTCTCAGAGGCGTCCGACTTCACGCAACAATATATCAGCGGATTGGAACAAGGTCGGCGCAATCCCACCGTGGTGACGCTGTTCGAACTCGCAACCACACTGGGTGTTAGCCACGTGAATCTTGTCTTGCCGGACCAGGAGTTCTCCAAGAGCTTCCTAAAGCACCGAAGAGGAAAAAAGATTGACCAGTAG
- a CDS encoding replication initiator protein A gives MPDSNSFARSRRNSERDQLDLFRALPGDLAPRDAQDLMAYPFFSLAKSKRTVPIDFGVGTIKIRVEAVPEHGMATIWDADVLIWAASQIIQARDAGLKTSRLMAATPYEILTFVGRGTSVRDYDRLKAALDRLQSTTVMTSIRQPTERRQHRFSWINEWKETADMHGRARGLELILPDWFYTGVLNEALVLTIDRAYFDLTGGLERWLYRLVRKHGGRQKGGWSFDLVHLHAKSGCLSPLKHFAYDLRQIVRQQRLPGYELVISHDPNGTERLNFAPTPVDPLTHRLRKRGLISGSGENL, from the coding sequence ATGCCGGACAGCAACTCCTTTGCGCGCTCGCGGCGCAACTCAGAACGGGATCAGCTCGATCTGTTTCGCGCTCTTCCCGGTGATCTCGCGCCGCGCGACGCGCAAGACTTAATGGCTTATCCGTTCTTTTCGCTGGCGAAGTCGAAACGGACCGTTCCCATCGATTTTGGGGTCGGGACAATCAAGATCCGTGTCGAAGCTGTGCCGGAACATGGCATGGCGACCATCTGGGATGCGGACGTGCTGATCTGGGCCGCCTCGCAAATTATCCAGGCGCGTGATGCGGGTTTGAAGACGTCGCGGTTGATGGCTGCCACCCCTTACGAGATCCTGACCTTCGTGGGACGCGGCACAAGCGTGCGCGACTACGATCGCCTCAAGGCTGCGCTCGACCGGTTGCAATCGACCACTGTGATGACATCCATTCGCCAGCCGACTGAGCGCCGGCAGCATCGGTTCTCGTGGATCAACGAATGGAAAGAGACGGCGGATATGCACGGCCGCGCCCGCGGGCTCGAGCTGATCCTGCCAGACTGGTTCTACACGGGTGTTCTGAACGAAGCGCTCGTGCTGACGATCGACCGCGCATATTTCGATCTGACTGGCGGACTGGAGCGCTGGCTTTATCGCCTCGTGCGCAAGCACGGCGGTCGCCAAAAGGGCGGCTGGAGCTTTGATCTTGTGCACCTCCACGCCAAATCGGGCTGCCTATCGCCACTCAAGCACTTCGCATACGACCTGCGCCAGATCGTTCGACAGCAGAGATTGCCAGGATATGAACTGGTCATCTCGCACGACCCAAATGGGACGGAACGGCTGAACTTCGCTCCCACTCCGGTCGACCCGCTTACCCACCGGCTGCGCAAGCGCGGGCTTATCTCCGGCTCGGGGGAAAACCTGTGA
- a CDS encoding tyrosine-type recombinase/integrase, translated as MSQYLQTCIEPHLGSFAASFAAENYSAGTVKTYLSILRKVGHAMDVQGIGPSALTLDMAEHLGRKVPRKKTGTIWPYRLARRFAQHLLDIGVTHPVPLSEAQQARAALLADFETYLVKHRGLSPRTIYHTLRFANRFLDHRFGDAMVDPGRLRPADVGSFLEHVMASARRDKTIATHVRIFLQYLFGSGATATNLALSLPRTAKRWGARLPRHLVPEGVEAVLACVRHNPRHGARDYAMLLIMARLGLRAAEVIAIRLDDVDWRAGELLVRGKGKLHDRVPISSEVGDALSRYLREERGPTSCRMMFVTHRAPHRPFNDGQIVNAVLKDALKATGQKPVTPYVGSHLLRHSLAVQLVNSGASLDEVGDVLRHRSRTSTMIYARLDIDGLRSIAMPWPVVGGAQ; from the coding sequence ATGTCTCAATATTTGCAGACCTGCATCGAGCCGCATCTTGGCTCGTTCGCAGCGAGTTTTGCGGCGGAGAATTACAGCGCCGGCACGGTCAAGACCTACCTATCGATCCTACGAAAGGTGGGTCACGCGATGGATGTCCAGGGCATCGGTCCTTCAGCGTTGACGCTCGATATGGCCGAGCATCTGGGACGCAAGGTGCCGCGTAAGAAAACCGGCACGATATGGCCGTATAGGTTGGCCCGCCGGTTCGCGCAGCATCTCCTCGATATCGGCGTGACGCATCCAGTGCCGTTGAGCGAGGCGCAGCAAGCGCGTGCGGCCCTACTGGCGGACTTCGAGACCTATTTGGTCAAGCATCGCGGCCTTAGCCCGCGGACGATCTATCACACGCTGCGGTTCGCCAACCGGTTCCTCGATCATCGCTTTGGCGATGCGATGGTTGATCCGGGGCGGTTGCGGCCCGCCGACGTGGGCAGCTTCCTTGAGCACGTAATGGCAAGTGCGCGGCGCGACAAGACGATAGCGACGCATGTTCGTATCTTCCTGCAATATCTGTTCGGCAGTGGCGCGACAGCGACCAATCTAGCTCTGAGTCTGCCTAGAACGGCGAAACGCTGGGGAGCACGACTGCCGCGCCATCTGGTGCCCGAGGGCGTTGAGGCGGTGCTCGCCTGCGTGCGCCACAACCCGCGGCACGGGGCTCGGGACTATGCGATGCTGCTCATCATGGCCCGGCTTGGCTTGCGTGCTGCCGAGGTCATCGCGATCCGGTTGGACGACGTCGACTGGCGCGCGGGCGAACTCTTGGTTCGTGGCAAGGGCAAACTCCACGATCGCGTGCCGATCAGCTCGGAGGTTGGCGATGCGCTGAGCCGCTATCTGCGCGAGGAGCGCGGCCCCACGTCCTGCCGCATGATGTTCGTTACCCATCGCGCGCCACATCGTCCGTTCAATGACGGCCAAATCGTCAACGCCGTCCTAAAGGATGCCCTGAAGGCGACCGGCCAGAAACCGGTGACGCCCTATGTGGGATCGCACCTGCTGCGTCATAGCCTTGCGGTCCAGTTGGTGAACTCGGGTGCATCGCTCGACGAGGTGGGTGACGTGCTGCGGCATCGCTCACGCACATCGACCATGATATATGCCCGTCTCGACATAGATGGGCTGCGATCGATAGCAATGCCCTGGCCCGTAGTGGGAGGCGCGCAATGA